One window of the Agrobacterium larrymoorei genome contains the following:
- a CDS encoding EAL domain-containing protein has product MLLSTESADHFEADAPARPARVVWYQSLFWKITVSLVSSIVLAYLVGAAVGWIMVERDSLDQWRREAELNAQVTSSAIRTIYTFISIDSDNSGQIVKITSERPLGDDASILDTGFNPGDVLALAAAQTKNNVWIFQKDPTGETFTSSADALGDVENISLKLPEDTALDAFYVGFAELGTVRHFIAFVPVVNQDGKLQGGVVTTIGEASELLETQTKLLHNSLALLITILFVTGGVVALMMRKVFMPVPALIEALTKIAHDDTASVTPFQHRNDEIGRVAVAIEKVREAVVERENLRQIRDVAKQMEHLAHHDPLTGLPNRAFFSKRLEGEIAELANGHRFNLMLLDLDRFKAVNDVLGHASGDALLVSFAERLLQLIGPQDMVARLGGDEFAILQIVRKNAVREAGRLAKGIIASASRPFVLLGKEASVGASVGISIAPLHGHEMSELLKHADVALYSAKSEGRGNFRFFEHGMEMSKEQDHELQQDLDLAVQRDELVLHYQPIFCFSNPEPVAYEALVRWQHPVRGWVTPDDFIPLAEKTGQICAIGDWVLKRACQEAMRLPNDATVAVNISAIELQQGDLAEKVQRALTDSGLPASRLEIELTETVLLSGAEATTCLQDIRALGVRIALDDFGTGYSSLAYLTKLPIGKIKIDRSFIAEAMSNTQSLAIIQGLIHIAAGLGLKTTAEGVETQEQLSLLRAAGCDLLQGYHLGRPMPLSEIENLKHSDPVKIAHG; this is encoded by the coding sequence ATGCTCTTGAGCACGGAAAGTGCGGATCATTTCGAGGCAGACGCGCCAGCACGGCCGGCCAGAGTTGTCTGGTACCAGTCGTTGTTCTGGAAGATTACCGTTTCGCTCGTGTCCAGCATTGTGCTTGCCTACCTTGTTGGTGCCGCTGTCGGCTGGATCATGGTCGAGCGGGACTCGCTCGACCAGTGGCGTCGAGAGGCAGAACTGAACGCGCAGGTGACGAGCTCTGCGATCCGTACGATCTACACCTTCATCTCCATCGACAGTGATAATAGCGGCCAGATCGTCAAGATTACCAGCGAACGACCGCTGGGGGATGATGCGTCCATTCTGGATACTGGCTTCAATCCCGGGGATGTTCTGGCGCTTGCGGCTGCGCAAACCAAGAACAATGTCTGGATTTTTCAAAAGGACCCCACTGGAGAGACCTTCACCAGTTCCGCCGACGCGTTGGGGGACGTGGAAAATATCTCGTTGAAGCTGCCCGAAGACACGGCATTGGATGCATTTTACGTCGGCTTTGCCGAACTCGGTACCGTGCGGCACTTCATCGCTTTTGTTCCCGTGGTCAATCAAGACGGAAAGCTGCAGGGCGGTGTGGTGACGACGATCGGCGAGGCATCCGAGCTTCTCGAAACACAAACCAAGCTTCTGCATAACTCCCTTGCGCTTCTCATCACCATTCTGTTCGTAACTGGTGGGGTCGTTGCGCTTATGATGCGCAAGGTCTTCATGCCGGTGCCCGCGCTGATCGAAGCGTTGACCAAAATCGCCCATGACGACACAGCCTCGGTGACGCCATTTCAGCATCGCAACGACGAAATCGGTCGGGTGGCGGTCGCGATTGAGAAGGTTCGCGAAGCGGTGGTCGAGCGGGAGAATTTGCGCCAAATCCGCGACGTGGCAAAACAGATGGAGCATCTTGCCCATCACGATCCACTGACCGGACTACCGAACCGTGCCTTCTTCAGCAAGCGTCTGGAAGGTGAGATCGCAGAGTTGGCGAACGGCCATCGTTTCAATCTCATGCTTCTCGATCTCGACCGCTTCAAGGCGGTCAATGACGTATTGGGCCACGCCAGCGGTGATGCTCTTCTCGTTTCCTTCGCAGAGCGCCTGCTGCAATTGATCGGGCCGCAGGACATGGTCGCCCGGCTTGGCGGTGACGAATTCGCAATCCTGCAGATCGTCCGGAAAAATGCGGTGCGTGAGGCCGGTCGCCTGGCGAAGGGTATCATCGCTTCTGCATCGCGGCCCTTTGTGTTGTTGGGCAAGGAGGCGTCCGTCGGAGCCAGCGTCGGCATTTCGATAGCGCCGCTTCACGGTCATGAGATGTCCGAATTGCTCAAACACGCGGACGTGGCACTTTACTCCGCCAAGTCCGAGGGCCGTGGGAATTTCCGGTTCTTCGAACACGGAATGGAAATGTCGAAAGAACAGGACCACGAACTGCAGCAGGATCTCGACCTTGCGGTTCAGCGGGACGAACTGGTGCTGCACTATCAGCCGATCTTCTGTTTCTCCAATCCAGAGCCCGTCGCCTATGAAGCGCTTGTGCGCTGGCAGCACCCGGTTCGCGGCTGGGTGACACCCGACGATTTCATTCCGCTGGCCGAGAAGACCGGCCAGATTTGTGCAATCGGCGACTGGGTGTTGAAGCGCGCGTGTCAGGAAGCCATGCGACTGCCAAATGACGCAACAGTGGCCGTCAACATCTCGGCGATCGAACTACAGCAGGGTGATCTTGCCGAAAAGGTTCAAAGGGCACTGACGGATAGCGGCCTGCCAGCATCGCGGCTCGAGATCGAGTTGACGGAAACCGTTCTCCTGTCAGGAGCCGAGGCTACCACATGTCTGCAAGACATCCGGGCGCTTGGGGTCAGGATCGCGCTCGATGATTTCGGAACTGGCTACTCAAGCCTCGCCTATCTGACCAAGCTTCCGATCGGCAAGATCAAGATCGACCGCAGTTTTATCGCCGAAGCGATGAGCAACACGCAGAGCCTCGCAATCATTCAGGGTCTCATTCACATCGCCGCAGGCCTTGGATTAAAAACGACGGCTGAAGGCGTGGAAACGCAGGAACAGCTTTCGCTGCTTCGCGCTGCCGGATGCGACCTTTTGCAGGGTTATCACCTCGGTCGCCCAATGCCTCTATCGGAGATTGAAAACCTAAAGCATTCCGATCCTGTCAAAATAGCTCACGGTTAG
- a CDS encoding methylenetetrahydrofolate reductase: MAILKFTDRAKNKSGAGAKSSSALLNPYSIEVTPKTAAKINDFSKFLPAGTRVYIAHIAGTSIQDMVATAKRLRQDGFAVMPHFPARSIPDIATLESWIELYRHEADVTEALLLGGGETGPVGSIESSIQLLESGLFDRHGFKRLHVAGHPEGSRDIDPDGTTRNVDSALKWKADFSRLTDAEMAIVTQFGFEPAVITTWAERIAETGITLPIHVGIAGPAKLQTLIKFAISCGVGPSLKVLQKRALDVTRLLMPYEPTEMVEALTAYVEKNPASLISQLHLFPLGGIEPAARWVGDNTVTQSHAATATL; the protein is encoded by the coding sequence ATGGCAATACTGAAATTCACCGATCGGGCGAAGAACAAGAGCGGCGCTGGTGCAAAATCCTCCAGCGCTCTGCTCAATCCCTACTCCATTGAGGTGACGCCGAAGACCGCCGCAAAGATCAATGACTTTTCCAAATTTCTTCCCGCTGGAACACGGGTCTATATCGCCCATATCGCGGGAACATCGATCCAAGATATGGTCGCCACGGCAAAGCGCCTTCGCCAGGACGGTTTTGCTGTCATGCCGCACTTTCCGGCACGCAGCATTCCCGACATCGCCACTCTGGAGAGTTGGATAGAACTCTATCGCCATGAGGCCGATGTGACCGAGGCCCTGCTGCTCGGCGGTGGAGAAACAGGTCCCGTCGGTTCAATCGAAAGCTCGATCCAGTTGCTGGAGAGCGGCCTCTTCGATCGGCATGGTTTCAAACGCCTGCATGTGGCAGGTCACCCGGAAGGGAGCCGTGATATCGATCCGGACGGCACGACGCGCAATGTCGATAGCGCGTTGAAATGGAAAGCGGACTTTTCTCGCCTGACCGACGCCGAGATGGCCATCGTCACGCAATTCGGCTTCGAGCCCGCGGTCATCACGACATGGGCGGAACGGATCGCCGAGACTGGCATTACCCTTCCGATCCATGTGGGGATTGCGGGGCCAGCCAAACTTCAGACCCTGATCAAGTTCGCCATATCCTGCGGCGTCGGCCCTTCATTGAAGGTGCTGCAAAAGCGGGCTCTGGACGTGACGCGATTGCTCATGCCCTATGAGCCGACCGAGATGGTGGAGGCGCTCACCGCTTACGTCGAGAAAAATCCGGCGTCGTTGATATCGCAGCTCCATTTATTCCCACTCGGCGGAATCGAGCCTGCGGCCCGGTGGGTGGGAGACAATACCGTTACTCAGTCTCACGCTGCCACTGCGACATTGTAA
- a CDS encoding ROK family protein — MIVCFDIGGTAIKGAGAWAVDDIRPVARRQTPIHDFDAFVNVLKSVIEDIGENPDCVALSIAGVIDPDTDRANIANIPCAHGRLLKKDLEAALGLPVLIANDADCCALAEYGAGAGRGHRVVFGAILGTGVGGGLVVDGKLINSAGGFAGEWGHGPVAATRAGNPPVELPRFTCGCGLDGCVDAIGSARGMEKLHRHLTGTDMKAEEILDAWQGGDEKAARTIEIYIDIVSAPLSLVINMTGATIVPVGGGLSNSLPLIKALDQAVRARILRKFQRPVVVKAECAIEPGLVGAAVLGLAFTSSDG; from the coding sequence TTGATCGTCTGTTTCGATATTGGCGGCACCGCCATCAAGGGCGCTGGTGCATGGGCGGTCGATGACATCCGCCCGGTTGCGCGGCGGCAAACGCCGATCCATGATTTCGATGCCTTCGTGAACGTGTTGAAATCCGTGATTGAAGACATCGGAGAGAACCCGGACTGCGTCGCGCTGTCGATTGCCGGCGTCATCGACCCCGATACCGACCGCGCCAACATCGCCAACATTCCCTGCGCTCATGGACGGCTGTTGAAAAAAGACCTCGAGGCAGCGCTTGGGCTTCCCGTGCTGATTGCCAATGATGCGGACTGTTGCGCGCTTGCGGAATATGGCGCAGGGGCAGGGCGCGGCCATCGCGTCGTCTTCGGCGCTATTCTCGGGACGGGCGTTGGCGGCGGCCTCGTTGTGGATGGCAAACTGATCAACAGCGCCGGTGGCTTCGCGGGGGAGTGGGGCCACGGTCCCGTTGCTGCCACACGTGCCGGAAATCCGCCTGTAGAACTGCCGCGCTTTACCTGCGGTTGCGGACTCGATGGATGTGTCGATGCCATTGGCAGCGCTCGCGGCATGGAGAAGCTCCACCGTCACCTGACCGGCACCGATATGAAGGCGGAAGAGATTCTGGACGCATGGCAGGGCGGCGATGAAAAAGCTGCGCGCACGATCGAGATCTATATCGATATCGTGTCCGCTCCCCTGTCGCTCGTTATCAATATGACCGGCGCGACCATCGTTCCTGTCGGCGGGGGGCTTTCCAACTCGTTGCCGCTGATTAAGGCGCTCGATCAAGCTGTGAGAGCGAGAATTCTCCGCAAATTCCAACGTCCGGTCGTGGTCAAGGCTGAATGTGCCATCGAGCCCGGCCTTGTCGGTGCGGCAGTCCTGGGGTTGGCATTCACCTCGTCTGACGGTTAA
- the nagA gene encoding N-acetylglucosamine-6-phosphate deacetylase: protein MNASFALCGGRVFNHATFLDGYAVVVENGRINAILAEADLSSSIERRDVAGGLVVPGFIDLQVNGGGGVLLNNQPDLDGIRTICSAHAAYGTTALLPTVITDTVDIRAKAVSAGVAAFAEKVPGYLGLHLEGPHLSVARKGTHDPSLIRPLESDDLHFLVDKAGHFGEALITLAPESVSAADVTKLVEAGYVVSLGHTNAKARDILPYVSAGASMVTHLFNAMSQMENREPGLVGVALANGRLSCGLIADGFHVDPIVMQVALAAKQGPGRIFLVTDAMSTIGTDQQGFLLNDREVFRRGGRLTLADGTLAGADIDMLSCVRFAHEHIGLPLTEALNMASLYPAEAIGCATKGSLAVGMDADVLVLKQDLSLMATFIAGACVFGNDFSQGAAA, encoded by the coding sequence ATGAATGCTTCATTCGCGTTGTGTGGCGGCCGGGTTTTCAACCACGCCACTTTTCTGGATGGCTACGCGGTTGTCGTTGAGAATGGTCGCATCAATGCCATCTTAGCTGAGGCGGATCTCTCTTCCTCCATCGAGCGGCGCGACGTTGCCGGTGGCCTCGTCGTTCCAGGATTTATCGATCTTCAGGTGAATGGCGGCGGCGGTGTATTGCTGAATAATCAGCCCGACCTCGACGGCATCCGAACGATCTGCTCTGCCCACGCAGCCTATGGCACCACCGCTCTTCTGCCGACCGTGATTACCGATACGGTCGATATCCGCGCAAAGGCCGTTTCTGCCGGTGTTGCTGCCTTTGCGGAAAAGGTGCCGGGCTATCTCGGTCTTCATCTTGAAGGTCCGCATCTGTCCGTCGCTCGCAAGGGGACCCACGATCCTTCGCTGATCCGCCCCCTTGAGAGTGACGATCTGCATTTCCTCGTCGACAAGGCCGGTCACTTCGGTGAGGCCCTGATCACGCTAGCGCCCGAAAGCGTCTCAGCCGCCGATGTCACCAAACTGGTTGAAGCCGGATATGTCGTGAGCCTCGGTCACACCAATGCGAAAGCGCGTGACATTTTGCCTTATGTCTCGGCTGGCGCATCCATGGTCACGCATCTCTTCAATGCGATGAGCCAGATGGAAAATCGCGAGCCGGGGCTGGTCGGTGTGGCACTCGCCAACGGCCGCTTGTCCTGCGGTCTTATTGCCGATGGGTTCCATGTCGATCCCATCGTGATGCAGGTGGCGCTCGCTGCCAAGCAGGGGCCGGGCCGGATATTCCTGGTGACGGACGCCATGTCGACCATCGGTACCGATCAGCAAGGGTTCCTCCTCAACGATCGTGAAGTGTTCCGACGTGGAGGGCGTTTGACGCTTGCCGATGGCACGCTTGCGGGCGCCGATATCGATATGCTGTCCTGCGTGCGTTTCGCCCATGAGCATATCGGATTGCCCTTGACGGAAGCCCTGAATATGGCCTCGCTCTATCCGGCGGAGGCGATTGGTTGCGCCACCAAGGGCAGTCTCGCCGTCGGGATGGACGCCGATGTCCTGGTGTTGAAACAGGATCTGAGCCTGATGGCGACCTTCATCGCCGGCGCTTGCGTCTTTGGTAACGATTTCTCACAAGGGGCTGCGGCTTGA